Below is a window of Terriglobia bacterium DNA.
GGGAGCACCTGCAACTCCTCCCTGAGACGCCCGGAACTTCCACCATCGTCGGTAACGGTGACAACCGCGGTCAAGCGCGTGATCCAAGGCTTGCGAGCGGGTGGTTCGATTATGGGGGGGTCGGAAACCCGGTGCTTCATTCCCTTCAGGAGACAGGACAGCCCGGTTCCACCCCCGATGGAAACGACGCTATGCAGATCTTGAGATGTCATGCTATGGCTGACCGCCTGAGGCAGGCTGGCTCCAGCCGACGAGGTCGCTGAATTCCTTCTTGCCATGGAGCGGGGTGAAGTCCGAGTCGTTCTTGGCATACACCCGGTTTTCCTCGTTCAGTTCGACTGCTCTCTGAAGATTCCGGACGGCCTCGGTCACATCGCCCTTCATCGCAAAGGACGCCGCCAAGGAGTAGTAGATGTGGTCGATATTTGGATTTCGCTCCAGGGACTGACGGAAATAGGAGATGGCTTTCTCGTAGTCTCCCCGGTTGTGTTCGATGACTCCCAGGTTGTAAAGCTGGTCGTTGGCGACCACGGCCTTCTTGTGCGCACCTTCCTCGCGGTCGCAAATCTGCAGGTACGTGCGTGCCCGCGCCAGGATTTCCGGCTCAGCTTGATAGCTCTCGATGAGGGATTTCAATTCGGCGCGAGCTCTTTTCAGGTCTTTGTGATAAATCAGCTTTATCGCCTTTTCGAGCAGACCCAATGCAGCCGTCGTGGCTTTGGTGTCGCGCAGGAGCCGGGATGTTTCCGCTATGTTGCTGATGGTGCTCGTTTTCTTGGATTCCGAGGGCTTCGTTTTCCTGGACTTGGCCCGAGCAGCGGGTTTCGCGATTTTTGCAGGCCTTTTGCTTTTCGGCTTCACCGAGGATCTTGCATGCGCATGGGCCGGCTTCATCGATGCTGCTTTGGCAC
It encodes the following:
- a CDS encoding tetratricopeptide repeat protein, which translates into the protein MGLLEKAIKLIYHKDLKRARAELKSLIESYQAEPEILARARTYLQICDREEGAHKKAVVANDQLYNLGVIEHNRGDYEKAISYFRQSLERNPNIDHIYYSLAASFAMKGDVTEAVRNLQRAVELNEENRVYAKNDSDFTPLHGKKEFSDLVGWSQPASGGQP